GTCGAGCTTGATCGAGCTATAAATTTTAATCTGATTGAAGCGCGCGTTTTTATAGCGGGTCACGACTTCGCGCGCCTGTTCGGGCGTATTCACACGAATGACACCGAGCGCCGAGCGGCTGTCGCCGTCCACAATCCCCGCGAGCAACATTCGCGGCCCGAGCCCACGGCCCCAATAAATGGCGTCGCGCACAGCGGTGATGAACTCAAACTCGTTGCCGACATCGCGCACGGTCGTCACGCCCGCCGCCAGGTAGATCGGCCCCCACTCGACCTGCTCGTAATGCGCGTGCATATCCCAGAGGCCGGGCAGCATCGTCTTGCCCCGCACATCGATGACCGTCGCCTTCGGCGGTATCTTAACTTTGCCACGCGGCCCGGCAGCGATGATGCGCTCGCCTTCGACGACCACCACGGAATCGGCCACAGGAGCCGCTCCTGTGCCATCAATCAAGGTCGCGCCGGTGAAGGCGAAGCCGCCCCGGCGCTTCAGGCCAAAGCGCGTGGCCAGGGTCGAGAGCCCGGCCATGCCATCTTCAGCCGCTTTCTTGACGAAGACCGGCAGCGCCGCTTCGTAGCCTTCGCGGATCGCCTCGAAGTGATCGAACTCGGCATCAACACAAACGGTGGCGATCAGGTTTCTGGCGGCATCGAACCACAATGATTCGCGGCCCCAGATGACGCCGCCGATGCTGTAACGGTCCAGCTCAACGCGCTTGCCGTCTGCTTCAATCATGTCCTTGCCGCGAAACTGAATCGTGACTTCACCGCCCGGCAGCGTCTTAAGCGCGCCCTTGCCGCCCGTGGTCGCCCAGTAGCGAACCATCATCATCTGCACGGCAACCGGCGCATAGCCGCTAATCGTAAAGTAGTGGCCGGTCGCCTCCGCTTCGCGCGTCTGATTGCCTTCGCGGATCTTCGCCGTGCTGCCGGTGACTTCGACCGTCGTGTCAATGTCGGAGAGCCGCGATGTCTTGCCTTTGATTTCGTAGGCCAGCGGCGTCAGGTCTTGCCGTGTGCGCAGCGTTGCCTGTAGCGGCACAGGGGAGCCGCGATCCGTGAACTTGAACTCGCTTTTGGTTACCAGCGCATCGCCGTCGCGGGTGACTTCATAGCTTTCTTCGCCAATCGCCTGTTGAAATTTATGGAGACGGAA
The genomic region above belongs to Blastocatellia bacterium and contains:
- a CDS encoding amidohydrolase family protein, which translates into the protein MLASRPHLNRRLALFRQAALISLLLGFLLFNLPTADAFKPPAQNTPPPLESGKFRLHKFQQAIGEESYEVTRDGDALVTKSEFKFTDRGSPVPLQATLRTRQDLTPLAYEIKGKTSRLSDIDTTVEVTGSTAKIREGNQTREAEATGHYFTISGYAPVAVQMMMVRYWATTGGKGALKTLPGGEVTIQFRGKDMIEADGKRVELDRYSIGGVIWGRESLWFDAARNLIATVCVDAEFDHFEAIREGYEAALPVFVKKAAEDGMAGLSTLATRFGLKRRGGFAFTGATLIDGTGAAPVADSVVVVEGERIIAAGPRGKVKIPPKATVIDVRGKTMLPGLWDMHAHYEQVEWGPIYLAAGVTTVRDVGNEFEFITAVRDAIYWGRGLGPRMLLAGIVDGDSRSALGVIRVNTPEQAREVVTRYKNARFNQIKIYSSIKLDVLKAICDEAHRQGLTVTGHVPNGINAVQAVEAGMDQINHIQYLTPVLRAKDQKPGTPINFDSPEAQKTLQFFKDHHTVVDPTMALMELILHPANVPVATFEPGIARVAPELAGPLNNTGQPPAAAEQAKATYETWLATIGALHRAGIPIIAGTDQAVPGHSLHREIELYVKAGFTPMEAIQAATIVPARLMKMDNDVGTVEAGKRADMILIEGDPLQSISNIRNVRWVVAAGRVFNPADLWTSVGFKP